In Aegilops tauschii subsp. strangulata cultivar AL8/78 chromosome 3, Aet v6.0, whole genome shotgun sequence, one genomic interval encodes:
- the LOC109739075 gene encoding N-terminal acetyltransferase A complex auxiliary subunit NAA15, with product MGSSLPAKEANLFKVIVKSYETKQYKKGLKAADSILKKFPEHGETLSMKGLTLNCMDRKSEAYELVRRGLKNDLKSHVCWHVYGLLYRSDREYREAIKCYRNALRIDPDNIEILRDLSLLQAQMRDLSGFVETRQQLLTLKPNHRMNWIGFAVSHHLSSNSSKAIEVLEAYEGTLEDDYPPENERYEHGEMLLYKISLLEECGMLDRALQEMHKMESKIVDKLSFREQMACILLKLGRFEEAEKIYRSLLFMNPDNYKYLIAVQKCLGLYSENGQYSADDVERLSALYNSLKKEYSWSSAVKRIPLDFLEGEKFLEAADNYVRPLLTKGVPSLFSDLSPLYEHPGKANILEQLFLKLEDSIRTSGCFPGSSQIEPPSTLMWTLLLVSQHYDRRSQYDIALDKIDEAILHTPTVIDLYSIKGNILQHAGNFSAAAALADEARSMDLADRYLNSECVMQMLQADQVGLAEKTAVLFTKDGDQHNNLHDMQCMWYELASGESYFRQGDLGRALKNFLAVEKHYTDMTEDQFDFHSYCLRKMTLRAYVSMLKFQDRLHAHEYFHKAAAGAIRCYMKLHDSPLKSSAEENDELSKLPAAQRKKLRQKQKKAEARAKREAEEKQEDETTSTNSSKSGKKQQARPVDLDPHGEKLVQVEDPLAEATKYLKLLQNNSSDSLETHILSFELNMRKQKVLLAFQAVKQLIKLDENNPDSHRSLIRFFHRINNLPAPATDSEKLIWNVLEAERPDLRQLHGKSLVEVNINFLEKHNASLTHRAAAAEMMYLLEPDKKLQAIKLIEDSTNNTASGNGVLGPIKEWGIQDCIDVHKLLDTVFADQDVANRWKVRCAEYFPCSTYFEGVKSAITAHIPGSTSESSPENGDVPSPQAKLEGDAHSLNGTVHVVDDLSNLSMR from the exons ATGGGCTCCTCGCTCCCGGCCAAGGAGGCCAACCTCTTCAAAGTCATCGTC AAATCATATGAAACTAAGCAGTATAAGAAAGGGCTGAAGGCCGCAGATTCCATATTAAAGAAGTTTCCCGAACATGGAG AAACTTTATCGATGAAAGGTTTGACACTAAATTGTATGGATCGGAAATCTGAAGCATACGAGCTTGTTCGCCGTGGCTTGAAG AATGATCTGAAGAGTCATGTGTGCTGGCATGTGTATGGTTTACTTTACAGATCAGATAGAGAATACAGAGAAGCTATAAAATGTTACAGAAATGCTTTGAGGATCGATCCAGACAATATTGAAATTTTGCGTGATTTGTCACTTCTCCAG GCGCAAATGAGGGACTTGTCTGGCTTTGTTGAGACTAGACAACAGCTTCTGACATTAAAGCCGAACCACCGCATGAACTGGATTGGCTTTGCCGTATCTCATCATTTGAGTTCCAA CTCTTCAAAGGCAATAGAAGTACTGGAGGCATATGAGGGGACACTGGAAGATGATTATCCCCCAGAAAACGAGCGGTATGAACATGGTGAAATGCTTTTGTATAAG ATATCGTTGCTTGAGGAATGTGGGATGCTGGACAGAGCCCTTCAGGAGATGCACAAGATGGAGAGTAAAATT GTTGATAAGCTCTCATTCAGAGAACAAATGGCCTGCATTTTGTTGAAACTTGGCCGTTTTGAGGAGGCAGAGAAAATATATAGGTCCCTCCTTTTTATGAATCCTGATAACTACAA GTACCTCATAGCTGTGCAGAAGTGCCTTGGCCTATACTCTGAAAATGGTCAATATTCCGCTGATGATGTTGAACGATTAAGTGCATTATACAATTCACTCAAGAAAGAATATAGTTGGTCATCGGCTGTTAAG CGCATACCTCTTGATTTCCTAGAAGGTGAGAAATTCCTGGAGGCAGCAGATAATTATGTCAGACCACTATTAACCAAG GGAGTGCCGTCACTTTTCTCTGATTTAAGCCCGCTTTATGAGCATCCTGGCAAG GCAAACATATTGGAGCAATTATTTCTTAAGCTAGAAGATTCAATTAGGACTTCTGGATGCTTTCCTGGAAG TTCGCAGATAGAACCTCCATCCACACTCATGTGGACTCTGCTGTTGGTTTCTCAG CACTATGACAGAAGGAGCCAGTATGATATTGCTCTGGATAAAATTGACGAGGCCATTTTACACACGCCAACTGTCATTGATTTGTACTCcataaag GGGAATATTTTGCAACATGCTGGCAATTTTTCTGCAGCAGCAGCATTAGCGGATGAAGCTAGGTCCATGGACCTTGCTGATCGTTATTTAAACAGCGAGTGTGTAATGCAGATGCTTCAAGCCGATCAG GTCGGGCTAGCTGAGAAGACTGCTGTCTTGTTTACAAAAGATGGAGACCAGCACAATAATCTCCATGACATGCAGTGCATGTG GTACGAACTTGCTTCTGGCGAGAGTTATTTTCGTCAAGGTGATCTTGGCCGGGCTCTGAAAAATTTCTTGGCTGTTGAAAAGCATTACACTGATATGACTGAAGATCAGTTTGACTTCCATTCATATTGCTTACGGAAGATGACACTTCGGGCGTACGTTTCTATGCTGAAGTTTCAAGACCGTTTGCATGCTCATGAATACTTCCACAAGGCTGCTGCAGGGGCTATCAG GTGTTACATGAAATTACATGATTCTCCATTAAAATCATCTGCTGAGGAGAATGATGAGTTGTCAAAACTGCCAGCTGCCCAGAGGAAGAAGTTGAGGCAAAAACAGAAGAAGGCAGAAGCTCGAGCTAAAAGG GAGGCTGAAGAGAAACAAGAGGATGAAACAACTTCAACCAACAGTTCGAAATCTGGGAAGAAACAACAAGCAAGGCCAGTTGATTTGGACCCACACGGTGAAAAATTGGTCCAG GTTGAAGATCCACTTGCAGAAGCCACAAAATATTTGAAGCTTCTGCAGAATAACTCGTCAGATTCATTAGAAACTCATATACTTTCATTTGAACTGAACATGCGAAAGCAAAAGGTTTTACTCGCTTTTCAG GCGGTCAAGCAGCTCATTAAATTGGACGAAAATAATCCAGACAGTCACCGAAGTTTG ATAAGATTCTTCCATAGGATAAACAATCTTCCGGCCCCAGCAACTGATTCTGAGAAATTAATATGGAATGTTCTGGAAGCTGAACGACCAGATCTAAG GCAATTACACGGGAAATCTCTTGTTGAAGTAAATATAaacttccttgaaaagcacaacg CTTCTTTGACACACAGAGCAGCTGCAGCTGAAATGATGTACCTCTTGGAGCCGGATAAGAAGCTGCAGGCGATTAAATTAATTGAAGACTCAACAAATAACACAGCGTCAGG AAATGGTGTGCTTGGTCCCATTAAGGAATGGGGCATTCAAGATTGTATTGATGTTCATAAATTGCTGGATACTGTTTTTGCTGATCAGGATGTTGCAAACA GGTGGAAGGTACGCTGTGCTGAATATTTTCCATGCTCAACCTACTTCGAAGGTGTGAAAAGTGCTATTACTGCACATATTCCCGGCAGTACTTCCGAGAGTTCACCAGAAAATGGAGATGTACCAAGCCCACAAGCAAAACTTGAGGGAGACGCACACAGTTTGAATGGGACCGTGCATGTTGTGGATGATCTGAGCAACCTTAGCATGAGGTAA